A genome region from Euphorbia lathyris chromosome 4, ddEupLath1.1, whole genome shotgun sequence includes the following:
- the LOC136225538 gene encoding uncharacterized protein — MAKGSKGRRRIASRQCRLAPYPLPSCNHDVSENLYMKKSSNGLDKKEWEDVTCSVCMECPHNAVLLLCSSHDKGCRPYMCGTSFRYSNCLDQYKKAYTKASSPTGTSDNPILVSDSGWPVDKCEGTELACPLCRGQVKGWTVVDPAREYLNSKRRNCMQDDCSFVGTYRELRKHMKTAHPSARPREVDPALEQKWRRLEREREHDDVISTIRSTMPGAMVFGDYVIEGNNYGFDSDEENGGLDADAAERNEGLDVGFDRNLVNVFLLLHAFGPSGDGIGRRLRQPERSSNHWAADASAVSVHTSVDGLTSSDDENSDNDNNDGGLSLVSRLRRHGRVLLGRSGRRRRHRETR, encoded by the coding sequence ATGGCAAAAGGTAGCAAGGGGCGACGAAGGATTGCTTCCCGACAGTGCAGACTAGCTCCATACCCACTGCCATCTTGTAACCATGATGTTTCAGAGAACTTGTACATGAAAAAATCCTCAAATGGACTGGATAAGAAAGAGTGGGAAGATGTAACTTGTTCCGTGTGCATGGAGTGTCCACACAATGCTGTTCTTCTACTCTGCTCCTCTCACGACAAGGGTTGTCGCCCCTATATGTGTGGAACTAGCTTCCGGTATTCTAATTGCCTTGATCAGTACAAAAAGGCTTACACTAAAGCTAGCTCTCCAACTGGTACATCTGATAACCCAATTCTGGTGTCAGATTCTGGTTGGCCTGTGGACAAGTGTGAAGGCACTGAGCTTGCATGCCCCCTTTGCAGAGGCCAGGTGAAAGGTTGGACAGTTGTGGATCCTGCACGGGAATATCTAAATTCAAAAAGGCGAAACTGTATGCAGGATGATTGCTCGTTTGTTGGAACTTACAGGGAGCTAAGGAAGCACATGAAGACAGCCCACCCCTCTGCAAGGCCACGCGAAGTTGATCCTGCTCTTGAGCAGAAATGGAGAAGGCTTGAGAGGGAGCGCGAACATGATGATGTAATTAGTACAATAAGGTCCACGATGCCTGGAGCAATGGTTTTCGGTGATTATGTGATAGAGGGGAATAACTATGGTTTTGATTCAGATGAAGAAAATGGAGGTCTTGATGCAGATGCTGCAGAAAGGAATGAAGGTTTGGATGTGGGTTTTGATCGAAACCTTGTGAATGTGTTCCTGCTGTTGCATGCATTTGGGCCGTCTGGAGATGGTATCGGTAGACGGCTGAGGCAGCCTGAGAGGTCGTCCAACCACTGGGCAGCAGATGCAAGTGCGGTTAGTGTCCACACTTCTGTTGATGGTTTGACTTCTTCAGATGATGAAAACAGTGATAACGATAATAATGATGGTGGGTTATCACTAGTTAGCCGCCTTCGCCGACATGGCCGAGTACTTTTGGGACGATCGGGAAGGAGGCGCAGGCATAGAGAAACGAGGTAG